CTTCAAttagaaatattttaaataggCGATATCAAACTTTCTATGGAACCTCGTATGGACGCATTATTGGGGCTGTTCGGACAAAATTGAGTCAAAAGCATTTAATTTAGCTCCCATCAACCTCCAATCGCTTCGGCTATCGATCGAAACATAGAGATTCAAACTTGTCAGGATGAACAACGTTCCTTGTTCGAACCAAAATGGATATTTAGATTTAATTACACGTCCCATCCTCACCTACACTAGATCCGAGTGTTCATCTAATCTCTTTCGGACGCTTAACTTTTTCTTGTATAGACGGTATACTTCACATGTTCAGACGACATGCtgaattcttaaaattattgaAGTTCGAGCTTCAAGTATTTGTCCTTATCCTGTTTTGACACCCCTAGGGCAAGAAcacacaacaaataaaaaacactcCTCTCCCCACAGGAGGAATACACTGCCACTAGGGAATTTATTCTCTCTAGTTTTTGCTTCTAGGTTTTTCTCTAGTTCCTGAGGAAAAACTTTGTAAGCCCACACTTACAGTCATTTTCCGTCATCAAAGAGAAGATCTAATGGAGGAATTGTGTCCTCAATTATTTGAAGATCTTGAAGCTCTTAGATAATTTCAAGATTAGCAAGATATTCTTCAAGAATATTATGAATATTATATTAAGAAATTATTCAAGTTCACCAAGAACACGAAGAACGCGAAGAACACGAGTAAGATGAAGAACAGGATGTGATGAGTATCGATTCGTACTATGAGTTTGCAAATATGCTTGAATGTGGATGACTCAACCCCACACCTCTTGAAGAACGGATGTATAATGACTAGGAGAAGCCGAAGCCACATGTAAGTAACACTAACttatatatttgttctaaatCTTACCATGCTTCTCTTGAAGacttaaaattttggagattgTTTTTATTCCGTTgcgtaaaaataaaattttttaattttacgcAATCGATCCAAACATTACTTTTCTTGGGTATCACAAGATTTGTGATGTCCTTTCTTGTTATATCTTCCAAATTAAGAATATTCGATGTCAGGAATGTAATGGAGGTAGCAATATGCATGGTGAGTGGAATGACctacaatatttatttattagaaaatgtccctatatatattatgtacATTAATTGGCTCATAAACTACTATTAGTTTTAGTTATAACATATACAGAAGCAAAATTTGCCATCAAATCTTTATCCATTTGACTTCTATTATCAATATgacaatattgttatttttcattGCAAACGTAATTATGAATTGCAATTTGCTTAAGCTACTAAGATTGAAAgtatgattttgaaaatgaaatggagaCTGGAAATGGGGAAAACCATATTGGTACTTTGCCAAGAGTTAGAGATACTCAATGGTCATCTCATTTTTAATCTGGTTGTAGCTTAACAAGAATATTAGGTGCAACTTGCTCAATTAtcaacacaatctcaaatgaGGGAGCCAATTATTCTCAACATGGTGATGCTAAAGTGGCATACATGGTATCAAcatcatttgaatttattttaatcatgcATTTGATGAAATAGATTATGGGAATGACTTATACTATTTTCCAagctttacaaaaaaaaatctcaagacaTTTTAAATACCATGAATGTAGTGTCAACAATAAAATCACTTATTCAAAAGTTGAGAGATGATGAGTGGGAGCGTCTGCTTGATATTGTTAAAACATTTTATGAAcaacataaaattgatgtgcTTGATATGAATGCTTATTATTCTAAATATTGAAATAGATCCCATCGTCAAAAGATGAAGAATCTTTGATAACAATGGAGTATcattttataattgatttatttattgatcTAGTAAACTTCTAATCGCAAGaattgaataataaatttaGTGGGCATAGTGGGCATGCAGTGGAACTTCTTATTCCTAGTGCTACTTTAAGTCTTAAAGATGCAAACACAAAATTTAATACTGATGATATATGCAACTTAGTGAAGAAGTTTTATCCTCAAGATTTCACTAAGTAAAACTCTACTTGAGATTTTAATTGCAACATTATGAGTTTGATATGCCAAAACATCTtggattttttaaatatatatagtttatttgAGTTATGCAACTAATTCGCAATTTCGGGAAAGTCAAAGATCTATAATTTCATTGACAAGTCAATTCTTATATAGTTGACTCTCCCTATTTTTACTGCCACTATTGAATGAACTTTTCCTACCataaaacttgtaaaaaaatagATTACGTTCTAAAATGAAATATGAGTTTCTAGTAGATTACTTGATAATTTATATTGAGAAAGAAACTACCAAGAATTTCACTGCAGAGATGATACTTGATCAATTTTATTCCATAAAAAACCATACGTTGTTGAGCATAATTCGAAGAAGATACTTAGTTTTGTTTTggactaatattttttttgtgtacaTGCACCTAAATCGCAAATTAGGAAACTATTGTTTTGGAAACAAAAGTTTTGTTTAAGATAATTTTATGAGAAGTGTTACACATACTCccctcatttttctctcatactcatacttttcaaaatcaccattgaatttgtggggTCCATATggcccacaaatctaatggtaatttaaaaaaattggagaatgagagaaaagcccgagtaaaagaaaaagaaaaagaattttcttaattttataaacatgtaACTTTTGTATACACTTACAATTTATGACttatatgaaataaaatttagggTAAATATGTTATAAGTCCCTCAATCAACACGCTAAAACTGTAAAAAccttaagtcttttttttttttttgaatttttactctgTTGATCAatggaaaatgcaaaaaaatcatACCATTAGATTTTCCCCCAAATGTTTAACGCCCATCAGTCCCAAACTAAGCGCACCCTTTTGGCAATGTcggcatattaattttttttttttaatttaatttaaaaattaaatctaaaaaaaaataaaaattgaaggggtgacCGGAAAGCTACGTCTAACCCCTTCGAGGGTGGCCACAAGCTAGCCACCCTCAgggatatataatatatttaccatgcatatatatatatatatatatatatatatgcttatttACTTGGGGAAGTTCCAACTCCGACAAATCTTGCTTCCATACCCTCTGTACACAGTAGTCGATTCTAGGCTTTTTGTAGcatgagataattttttttttctactgaTCTAAGTGCCAGTCACAGTAACTCTATAAATTTGTAAATACAAATTAACTTACGTGGGTTCCataatatataagagaaataaagaccaaactaccaccaaattgacaatgtccccttaaactttcaattgggacAATATTTCCCTtcaattaccaaaaattgtcaatgtctccctaatgacgaaaatacccttaaaaaattaaaaaatatatataaactaaatctaaaaccttaaaataaatgaaaatgggagcggcaatttttttttaaaaaaaaatatataggggtatttttgtcttattgacaaatatttgaggtcatttttgtctttttgctgtCATTGGAAACATTGTCAagtttttgatagtttggaaagACATTGTCGTAATTGTGATCAattaggtgatagtttgagaaaaaacttggattttacaccccaaaaaaaaaaaaaaaaaaaaaaaaaaatgaaaaaggagaCCAAGACTATGTAGTGTCCTTGCTTTCGGCACGTGAGGCAGAAGGGAAAGAGACAAGATATTAGACTCCACTTCTGACTTTGGTTTGTAGATTGCGGGAGTTAATACAAAGGGCAGGGTAGATGCGTAGTGTGAAAAAATTGCTTCCCTTCTCTCAAGTCACCACCATGTATATAACCCACTCACATGTTGATTGCACTATTTGAAAGGTCCATCTATCTACAATCCTCAATcctcaagagagagagagagagagagagagagagagagaagccaTGGGGAGGCCTCCTTGCTGTGATAAAGTTGGCATCAAGAAGGGTCCATGGACACCTGAGGAGGACATCATCCTTGTGTCTTACATCCAAGAACATGGTCCTGGAAACTGGAGATCAGTGCCTACCAACACTGGTAATTAATTAACTCATcatcttttacttttctttcttcgtttttttgggatttctaatgctctttttgtttgtttactcAAAGGCCTATTAAGATGCAGCAAAAGTTGCAGGCTTAGATGGACTAATTACCTCAGACCAGGAATCAAACGAGGCAACTTCACTCCACATGAAGAAGGGATGATTATCCATTTGCAAGCTTTATTGGGTAACAAGTAATCTTCAAACTTCACCTTTCTTTTTCATATCTACATACAACTttctctttattcttttcatatatatatatatatatatatatatatatatatatatatatataaacaaatcatgctagtaaaaaaacactcaaattAATTCATCCTCTCTCgtcttaattaatttgtcaaTTTTGATGGGAAATAAATCTGCTTCTGACCAGATGGGCAGCCATAGCTTCGTACCTCCCACAAAGAACagataatgatataaaaaactATTGGAATACCCATCTGAAGAAGAAGCTCAAGAAATTTCAGTCAGCTTTAGACCCCCACATGCCGCCATCCGACTCAACCAAAAGCTTTATAAACGAGAGAAGAAGCTTGGAAATCATCACCCCTTCCCCATCTCTCAGCCTAAACCACTCCTCCTCTACATATGCCTCAAGCACAGAGAACATCTCACGGCTCCTTGAAGGCTGGATGAGATCTTCCCCAAAGACTAACAACAAAATACTTCAACAAAACACCAACTCCGGGGCAATATTAATGGATAATCATCATCAGGCCTACCAACCGAAAGCTGAGCAAGAGGGCGGCGGTGGTGGGGGCGGCGATTTAGTCTCTCATGAAGAGTTCGAGTccattttatcttttgaaaactTGAACAACGCAGCGTGGGACAAGTCCACCGGGGATTCTATGCCCGGGAGAGCTTCTCAAGCTGCTGCAAATGATGACAAGCCGGAGAAAAACAAACCAAGATCTGACAACAACACTCCCCCattatcattcctggaaaagtGGCTCTTGGATGAAAGTGCTGGTCAAGTAGAGGAGATGATGGAATTATCCCCAATGTTCTGATTAAtatgatttcaaaaaggtgtttttttttttttttttttttttttttgtagggtttattattattaccttTAATTATCATGGGGGGTTCTGAGAAGTTCGGATCTCTTAGCTAGCAAAGTGCATGTAACTGAAGAGTTTCTGAATGAATGAATTATCTCAAGTAACATGATCAGTGTTGTTACTCCTTAATTAGTTTGTATTAAGGTATAGTTGAGTGAGTATAATCTGCTAATTAGTTATTGATCATTCAATTGTATCCAAATTATAACcatttctcaaatgcaaaaaATATGAGATGATCAGATTCAGGCCAACTATGACAGAAGGAGGGTTTTAATCCAGAATTAAAGGGGGGCAAATGGAAGAAATGAATACATATTTATTGAAGGCCTTTGATGGGACATAGTCATAATATATACTTTTCTATCTCTTTCATatacctatatatattattggctAGGTATAACAGAAAGGATCGCTTATTGGTGAAGACAATGTTGAGTCTGCTAATTAACAAACttatattagaaagaaaaaaataattgtgatTTGCTTCAAAATATACTCACAAATGATGAACGTTTTTTAGATAACTAATTATTTATGGTAATTATTTGAAGTAAGGATGAGAGATACGCA
Above is a genomic segment from Corylus avellana chromosome ca9, CavTom2PMs-1.0 containing:
- the LOC132192129 gene encoding transcription factor MYB60; translation: MGRPPCCDKVGIKKGPWTPEEDIILVSYIQEHGPGNWRSVPTNTGLLRCSKSCRLRWTNYLRPGIKRGNFTPHEEGMIIHLQALLGNKWAAIASYLPQRTDNDIKNYWNTHLKKKLKKFQSALDPHMPPSDSTKSFINERRSLEIITPSPSLSLNHSSSTYASSTENISRLLEGWMRSSPKTNNKILQQNTNSGAILMDNHHQAYQPKAEQEGGGGGGGDLVSHEEFESILSFENLNNAAWDKSTGDSMPGRASQAAANDDKPEKNKPRSDNNTPPLSFLEKWLLDESAGQVEEMMELSPMF